The Benincasa hispida cultivar B227 chromosome 9, ASM972705v1, whole genome shotgun sequence genome has a segment encoding these proteins:
- the LOC120085853 gene encoding probable sodium/metabolite cotransporter BASS1, chloroplastic, translating into MQSLPSDTFVLRPHIQSHRYSLSSFRRRTSLVTSSTSNNPLPSSLSSSSPAGFHRESSLRLFNERIWSRNAFFCSKTKRIDVGLLVPPLRCEASSNGNSVQGERSLMQWIELLGEALSTAFPVWVALGCLLGLLRPASYAWVQPGWTVLGITLTMLGMGMTLTLEDLRGALAMPKELISGFLLQYSVMPISGFLVSKLLNLPSYYAAGLILVGCCPGGTASNIVTYIARGNVALSVLMTAASTMAAVIMTPFLTAKLAGQYVAVDAAGLLMSTLQIVLLPVLVGAFLNQYFHGLVKFVSPFMPPIAVSTVAILCGNAIAQSSSAILMSGQQVVLAAALLHASGFFFGYVLARLLGIDVASSRTISIEVGMQNSVLGVVLATQHFGNPLTAVPCAVSSVCHSVFGSVLAGIWRQSKD; encoded by the exons atgcaGTCTCTTCCATCAGATACTTTCGTTCTTCGTCCCCATATTCAGTCTCATCGATATTCCCTTTCAAGCTTCAGGCGACGCACTTCACTCGTCACGTCGTCTACCTCTAACAACCCGCTCCCTTCGTCTTTGTCCTCTTCTTCTCCCGCTGGATTCCACCGCGAATCTTCGCTACGGTTATTCAACGAACGAATTTGGAGTCGAAACGCTTTTTTCTGCTCCAAAACCAAACGGATTGATGTTGGATTGCTAGTTCCTCCTCTCCGATGCGAAGCTTCATCAAACGGAAACAGCGTTCAGGGCGAGCGCAGTTTGATGCAGTGGATTGAATTGCTTGGCGAAGCTTTATCTACTGCCTTTCCTGTTTGGGTGGCGTTAGGCTGCCTTTTAGGGCTGCTCAGGCCGGCTTCCTACGCTTGGGTTCAACCGGGATGGACTGTTCTTGGTATTACTCTCACAATGCTTGGTATGGGAATGACATTGACCCTTGAGGATCTTCGTGGAGCCCTGGCAATGCCTAAGGAATTGATTTCTGGGTTCTTGCTCCAGTATTCG GTGATGCCGATATCAGGCTTTCTTGTCAGCAAGCTTTTAAATTTGCCATCTTACTATGCAGCTGGTTTAATATTGGTTGGTTGCTGCCCTGGTG GAACAGCAAGCAATATTGTCACTTACATTGCAAG GGGAAATGTAGCTCTTTCTGTGCTGATGACTGCGGCAAGCACTATGGCAGCCGTG ATAATGACCCCTTTTCTTACTGCTAAACTTGCTGGTCAATATGTTGCTGTGGATGCAGCTGGGTTATTAATGTCCACACTGCAG ATTGTTCTTCTTCCAGTGTTGGTTGGTGCATTTTTAAACCAGTATTTCCATGGCTTGGTTAAATTTGTCTCTCCATTCATGCCACCCATTGCTGTTAGTACTGTAGCTATTTTATGTGGAAATGCAATTGCTCAAAGCTCCTCTGCTATTCTGATGTCTGGCCAGCAAGTAGTGCTGGCTGCAGCTCTTCTTCACGCTTCAGGATTCTTCTTCGGTTATGTGCTTGCAAGATTGCTCGGCATTGATGTTGCATCTTCTCGGACAATCTCCATTGAAGTAGGAATGCAG AACTCGGTGCTAGGCGTTGTTCTTGCTACCCAGCACTTTGGAAATCCTCTTACGGCAGTGCCCTGTGCAGTTTCTAGCGTTTGCCACTCGGTCTTTGGCAGCGTTCTTGCTGGGATTTGGAGACAAAGCAAAGATTAG
- the LOC120085439 gene encoding protein Jade-1 — MDSLHGLPPLKRLRILQKQEENRQNEDQSLDSCSLPAKKRKESRDSSLLLIPEASPYCLPTKKRVWALHPDFPPESLDLNVEYKPSLEEESISKTELEIEKKEKEEDKEREVSDVEMEIQATETIQDEEEDDGILCAICQSTDGDPSDPIVFCDGCDLMVHASCYGNPLVKNVPEGDWFCIQCLASSSSKTEKKVSETPFSCCLCPLKGGAMKPTNDGRWAHIVCGLYVPEVFFEDPDGRERIDCSKILKRRWNSKCYICKTSRGCAIDCSEPKCSLAFHVTCGLKEDLCIEYQEGRRSGAIVAGFCRNHTDLWKKQQLTGKFKIVARDEGKL, encoded by the exons ATGGATTCCCTCCATGGCTTACCTCCTCTCAAAAGGCTCAGAATCCTTCAAAAACAGGAAGAAAATCGGCAAAACGAGGATCAATCGCTTGATTCTTGTTCCCTCCCAGCGAAGAAGCGAAAGGAGTCTCGTGATTCTTCATTACTACTCATCCCTGAGGCTTCTCCTTACTGCTTGCCCACCAAGAAACGAGTGTGGGCTCTTCACCCTGATTTTCCCCCCGAGTCATTGGATCTCAATGTTGAATACAAGCCTTCTTTGGAGGAAGAATCGATATCGAAAACAGAACTAGAGATAGAGAAAAAGGAGAAGGAAGAGGATAAGGAAAGGGAGGTTTCTGATGTTGAAATGGAGATTCAAGCGACTGAAACAATCCAAGATGAAGAGGAAGATGATGGGATTCTCTGTGCGATTTGTCAAAGCACGGATGGGGATCCTTCAGATCCAATTGTGTTCTGCGATGGATGTGATTTGATGGTACACGCTTCATGTTATGGTAATCCTCTTGTGAAGAATGTACCAGAAGGAGATTGGTTCTGTATCCAATGCTTAGCTTCTTCGTCTTCCAAAACAGAGAAGAAGGTTTCAGAAACTCCATTTTCATGCTGTCTCTGTCCTCTGAAAGGAGGGGCTATGAAGCCGACGAACGATGGTCGATGGGCTCATATTGTTTGTGGGCTCTATGTTCCTGAGGTGTTCTTTGAGGACCCAGATGGGAGAGAAAGGATTGATTGCTCGAAGATTTTGAAGAGGAGATGGAATTCCAAATGTTATATCTGCAAAACTTCTAGAGGTTGTGCTATTGACTGCTCAGAGCCTAAATGCAGTTTGGCTTTTCATGTTACTTGTGGGTTGAAGGAGGATCTTTGTATTGAATATCAAGAAGGAAGAAGATCTGGTGCTATTGTAGCTGGGTTCTGCAGAAACCATACAGACTTGTGGAAGAAG CAACAACTAACAGGGAAATTCAAGATTGTGGCTAGAGATGAAGGTAAGTTGTAG